In a single window of the Ruminococcus albus 7 = DSM 20455 genome:
- a CDS encoding asparagine synthetase B family protein — protein sequence MIELKEYRGHIRNWRQLCEELGIDSSLPRAEREKAIIVKACEKWGTAVADHLYGMFAFAVENDGEIFCVRDHFGTKPFYYYETADGRLLYGTTIRRIIEQEGFVKELNEKMLQIYMTLTYVAGEDTFFKGVKKLMPGHYLVHKNGQTKITRYWHPEFHPDESKSLEDWADEIHTTIKNIFPEVKEDNETAESFLSGGVDSSYVLAMSDAQVTDSCGYDDERFDESGLAKQTADILGRKNNRCKITPEQYFDIVPYVMYNMEQPLGDASAIVFAIACKATAEHTKLCYSGEGADEFFGGYNMYRNAERYGDNLKTFYVGNTNIMKEEEKQRILKHYDPNYLPIDLVKYIYDETEGLDPLSKMSDVDIQIWLEGDIYLNVDKMSEAAGLEIRMPLTDRRVFDIASRMPSRFKVNEEQNKVAFRTAASKVLPDEIAFRKKLGFIVPIRIWLADERYNADVRAKFNSDMAAKFFDLDEINAIFADYIGGNSDNWRKIWTIYTFLVWYEEYFVKR from the coding sequence ATGATAGAATTAAAAGAATACAGAGGTCATATCCGCAACTGGCGTCAGCTTTGCGAAGAACTCGGCATTGACAGCAGTCTGCCCCGAGCAGAAAGAGAAAAGGCTATCATAGTCAAGGCTTGCGAAAAGTGGGGCACTGCTGTGGCAGACCATCTTTATGGTATGTTCGCGTTTGCTGTTGAGAATGACGGCGAGATATTCTGCGTGCGTGACCATTTCGGCACAAAGCCTTTTTATTACTACGAGACCGCAGACGGCAGACTCCTTTACGGCACAACTATCCGCCGCATAATAGAGCAGGAAGGCTTTGTAAAGGAGCTTAATGAGAAAATGCTCCAGATATATATGACACTCACCTATGTTGCAGGCGAGGACACTTTCTTCAAAGGCGTAAAGAAGCTCATGCCCGGACATTATCTTGTACATAAAAACGGACAGACAAAGATAACCCGCTACTGGCACCCCGAGTTCCATCCCGATGAGAGCAAGTCTCTTGAAGACTGGGCAGATGAGATACACACAACGATCAAGAATATCTTCCCCGAGGTAAAGGAAGATAACGAAACTGCCGAGAGCTTCCTTTCGGGCGGCGTAGATTCTTCCTACGTGCTGGCTATGTCCGATGCTCAGGTGACAGATTCCTGCGGCTACGATGATGAGCGTTTCGATGAGAGCGGACTTGCAAAGCAGACAGCAGATATCCTCGGCAGAAAGAACAACCGCTGCAAGATCACTCCCGAGCAATATTTCGATATCGTTCCCTACGTTATGTACAATATGGAGCAGCCCCTGGGTGACGCTTCTGCGATAGTATTCGCAATTGCCTGCAAGGCAACTGCCGAGCATACAAAGCTCTGCTATTCGGGCGAGGGTGCAGATGAATTCTTCGGCGGATACAATATGTACCGCAACGCCGAAAGATACGGCGATAACCTCAAGACCTTCTACGTTGGCAATACCAATATCATGAAGGAGGAGGAAAAGCAGCGCATACTCAAGCACTACGACCCGAATTATCTTCCCATCGACCTTGTGAAGTATATCTACGACGAGACCGAGGGTCTTGACCCGCTTTCAAAAATGTCCGATGTTGATATACAGATCTGGCTGGAGGGCGACATCTACCTCAACGTTGACAAGATGAGCGAAGCCGCAGGTCTGGAGATAAGAATGCCCCTGACCGACAGGAGAGTATTCGATATCGCGTCACGTATGCCCTCACGCTTCAAGGTTAACGAGGAACAGAACAAGGTTGCATTCCGTACCGCAGCATCAAAGGTACTGCCCGATGAGATAGCATTTCGCAAGAAGCTGGGCTTCATCGTGCCTATCCGTATATGGCTGGCTGACGAGCGCTACAATGCCGATGTCAGGGCGAAGTTCAACAGCGATATGGCAGCTAAGTTCTTTGACCTCGATGAGATCAACGCTATATTTGCAGATTACATCGGCGGAAATTCCGATAACTGGCGTAAGATCTGGACAATCTACACATTCCTTGTATGGTATGAGGAGTATTTCGTAAAAAGATAA
- a CDS encoding SMI1/KNR4 family protein, producing the protein MILNNNYSYRPDEERLSKIEKIWGVRLPEEIRILLMENNGGVPDKRNFQCGTRTRMIVRFLCIKEKGTDEDYSWYDINVVLTQLEERIISDPDLVGYEIIPIAELFAGDYLCLDYRESDTPTVCVWLHEESEEWNPVTEKVSDSFSEFMDMLFE; encoded by the coding sequence ATGATATTAAATAATAACTATTCGTACAGACCCGATGAAGAAAGATTAAGTAAAATTGAAAAAATATGGGGTGTTAGATTACCTGAGGAAATCCGTATATTATTAATGGAGAATAATGGTGGCGTTCCTGATAAAAGAAACTTTCAGTGTGGCACAAGAACACGTATGATCGTGAGATTCCTCTGTATAAAAGAAAAGGGTACTGATGAGGATTATTCTTGGTATGATATTAATGTAGTTCTTACACAATTGGAAGAAAGAATAATATCTGATCCCGATTTAGTAGGATATGAGATCATTCCAATTGCTGAGCTGTTTGCTGGCGATTATTTATGCCTTGATTATAGAGAATCTGATACTCCTACTGTATGTGTATGGCTTCACGAAGAGTCTGAGGAATGGAATCCTGTGACTGAAAAAGTCTCAGATAGTTTTTCAGAATTTATGGATATGCTTTTTGAATAA
- a CDS encoding DUF6171 family protein, giving the protein MKIICKKCLLADIDRDAYTEKLMEYIAAVPEDKRVDEEEYQRRLSLCKQCEQLSNGMCAVCGCYVELRALKPEQSCPGEGKYW; this is encoded by the coding sequence ATGAAAATAATCTGCAAAAAATGTCTGCTGGCTGATATCGACCGCGATGCTTATACCGAAAAACTCATGGAGTATATCGCCGCCGTTCCCGAGGATAAGCGCGTGGACGAGGAAGAATATCAGCGTCGCTTGTCACTGTGCAAACAGTGCGAACAGCTTTCAAACGGTATGTGCGCTGTCTGCGGCTGTTATGTGGAACTCCGTGCGCTGAAACCCGAACAAAGCTGTCCCGGTGAAGGCAAATACTGGTAA
- a CDS encoding ATP-binding protein — MEQNFIKPPVEIRYADQLKVLRENDNGKKPENWLLSPKAVRTFILGGEVDSPEGKVKIPRKFYGNDALVERCIITLAGSRGLMLVGEPGTAKTMLSELLSAACCGVSTNTVQGTAGTTEDMIKYSWNYALLLAKGPCREALVPSPLLVGMEKGIFARFEEITRTPAEIQDSLISVMSDQILNIPELGDEGLVQAKRGFNIIGTANTRDKGVNEMSGALKRRFNFETVEPVSDVSLEKEIIIREAENMAKAGHIDCPIDTDVAELLAVTYHELREGKTAEGTVVEKPAAVMSTAEAVSVYYQTISHAWYYGDGTADMGILTENLLGAVCKENKDDLEKLKAYFRTAVKEKAKKVGGVWTEYSKTASLLR; from the coding sequence ATGGAACAGAACTTCATAAAACCACCCGTGGAGATCAGATATGCCGACCAGCTGAAAGTACTGCGGGAAAACGATAATGGCAAAAAGCCCGAAAACTGGCTGCTTTCACCGAAGGCAGTCCGCACTTTCATACTCGGCGGTGAGGTGGATTCCCCCGAGGGCAAAGTAAAGATACCCCGAAAGTTCTACGGCAACGACGCACTCGTTGAAAGATGCATTATCACCCTTGCGGGCAGCCGCGGACTTATGCTTGTGGGCGAACCGGGCACAGCAAAGACCATGCTTTCCGAGCTTCTGTCAGCCGCCTGCTGTGGTGTCAGCACCAACACAGTTCAGGGTACGGCGGGCACCACCGAGGATATGATAAAATACAGCTGGAACTATGCCCTGCTGCTTGCAAAGGGTCCCTGCCGTGAAGCCCTCGTCCCCTCGCCCCTGCTTGTTGGAATGGAGAAAGGCATATTCGCCCGCTTTGAGGAGATAACCCGTACTCCTGCCGAGATACAGGACAGCCTTATATCCGTGATGAGTGACCAGATACTCAATATACCCGAATTGGGTGATGAGGGTCTTGTTCAGGCAAAACGCGGCTTCAATATAATCGGCACCGCCAACACCCGCGATAAGGGCGTAAACGAGATGTCGGGCGCTCTTAAAAGACGTTTCAACTTTGAGACCGTTGAACCTGTCAGCGATGTAAGTCTTGAAAAGGAGATAATAATCCGTGAAGCCGAAAACATGGCTAAGGCAGGTCATATCGATTGCCCGATAGATACCGATGTGGCAGAACTTCTGGCAGTAACTTACCACGAACTCCGCGAGGGCAAAACAGCCGAGGGCACCGTGGTTGAAAAGCCTGCCGCTGTCATGAGTACCGCGGAAGCTGTATCCGTCTATTATCAGACTATCAGCCACGCATGGTATTACGGCGACGGCACAGCGGATATGGGCATACTGACAGAGAATCTTCTCGGCGCGGTGTGCAAGGAGAACAAGGACGACCTTGAAAAGCTGAAAGCATATTTCAGAACAGCAGTCAAGGAGAAAGCGAAAAAGGTGGGCGGCGTATGGACGGAATATTCAAAGACAGCCTCTTTGCTGAGATAA
- a CDS encoding DUF5682 family protein: MDGIFKDSLFAEITGEAGELLKYDTSRRLLFFPVRHHSPVCSYQLLRAIEEFSPTAVLVEGPENANDLIPVLTDERTELPAAFYYFYKDKKKLVSEDAEDYKCYYPFLYSSPEFNALAAAAAKGITAAFIDLPYSEILIHTAKGKGLRKDTEKHSYTDDTRLIRSQFYKRLCEKTGIRNFEEFWEKNFEIEGLKLTPAEFCKNMHTYCVLTRSQEKDAELEAEGTLARERHMALRIKEALDKGEKVLVVTGGLHSLGLAKLMHNGNFKAEKLHKMTPDIQGSFPTAYSYEAADALHGYASGMRCPAFYDSIMKRIVNGADTANVYNDATLELLIKTAKESSKKDIPISIADITSAETVMSGLAALRNVSQCGLSELADGITSAFIKGEKTISSAMPLDIMKRLATGDSIGRIGDKTHVPPLVADFEKQCDIFKLKYASVIPQEADVPLFLGERGLALSRLLHRLTYLDTGFATLTKGPDLKRGRDRSRVRELWKYRRTPQVDASLIDHTTDGFTIEEACTNLAARALNENRRCQDAAQTAIDCFLMGIPLTDHQKELIDDIVSEDGDFFSIGEGLRCFARLCDLQKLYEFEDSSSFACLEKCMSRLIPALPTMANSPEDKAGDVVDIMRLMYSLTGSMLESWRGTFEEALLTLAGSKDKTPEIYGAAMGLLYSLDPTRRYAAEEAMRGFLQGPEKVRMQGADYLKGLFCTAGDIVLADDSFLYMTDDLITGFDREDYLEILPSMRLAFSHFTPSEIQSIAKAVACIHGVKDNDIMYGDIIDEGLSEFGRKLDSLIIAKLNGGEGQ; this comes from the coding sequence ATGGACGGAATATTCAAAGACAGCCTCTTTGCTGAGATAACTGGTGAAGCAGGTGAACTTCTAAAATACGATACTTCACGCAGACTTCTGTTCTTTCCCGTAAGGCATCACAGCCCTGTTTGTTCTTATCAGCTTCTTCGTGCGATAGAGGAATTTTCACCCACAGCGGTACTGGTGGAAGGTCCCGAAAATGCCAATGACCTAATACCCGTGCTGACCGATGAACGCACCGAACTTCCTGCGGCATTTTACTACTTTTACAAGGATAAGAAAAAGCTGGTCAGCGAAGATGCCGAGGATTACAAGTGCTACTATCCATTCCTCTATTCCTCACCAGAATTCAACGCACTGGCAGCCGCTGCGGCAAAGGGTATCACAGCCGCATTCATCGACCTGCCTTACAGCGAGATACTCATACACACCGCAAAGGGCAAGGGTCTGCGCAAAGATACTGAAAAGCACAGCTATACCGATGACACCCGCCTTATACGGTCACAGTTCTACAAAAGGCTCTGTGAGAAAACAGGCATACGCAATTTTGAAGAATTTTGGGAGAAGAATTTTGAGATAGAGGGTCTTAAACTCACACCCGCCGAATTCTGCAAAAATATGCACACCTACTGCGTGCTGACACGCTCTCAGGAAAAGGATGCCGAGCTTGAAGCAGAGGGCACTCTCGCCCGCGAAAGGCATATGGCTCTGCGTATAAAAGAAGCCCTTGACAAGGGCGAAAAAGTTCTTGTGGTAACAGGAGGACTTCACAGCCTCGGGCTTGCGAAGCTGATGCATAATGGTAATTTCAAGGCTGAAAAGCTACACAAGATGACACCTGATATTCAGGGCTCTTTCCCCACGGCTTATTCCTACGAAGCTGCAGATGCACTCCACGGCTACGCATCGGGCATGAGATGTCCTGCTTTCTATGACAGCATAATGAAGCGCATCGTAAACGGCGCAGATACGGCGAATGTCTATAATGATGCCACCCTTGAACTGCTTATAAAGACAGCCAAGGAAAGTTCCAAAAAGGATATCCCCATATCAATAGCCGATATCACTTCCGCAGAGACCGTTATGTCAGGTCTTGCCGCTCTCAGGAACGTGAGCCAGTGCGGTCTTTCGGAACTTGCCGACGGTATCACCTCGGCGTTCATCAAGGGTGAAAAGACCATATCATCCGCAATGCCCCTTGATATAATGAAACGCCTTGCAACAGGGGATAGTATCGGCCGTATCGGCGATAAGACCCATGTACCGCCCCTTGTGGCAGACTTTGAAAAACAGTGTGATATTTTCAAACTGAAATACGCCAGCGTTATTCCGCAGGAGGCTGATGTACCTCTGTTCCTCGGTGAAAGAGGTCTTGCCCTCAGCCGATTACTGCACAGGCTGACTTATCTTGATACAGGCTTTGCTACCCTAACAAAAGGTCCCGACCTGAAACGCGGCAGGGACAGGAGCCGTGTGCGCGAGCTATGGAAATACCGCCGCACACCGCAGGTGGACGCTTCTCTCATCGACCATACCACCGACGGTTTCACCATTGAAGAAGCCTGCACCAATCTTGCGGCACGAGCCCTCAACGAGAACCGCCGCTGTCAGGACGCGGCACAGACCGCAATAGACTGCTTCCTCATGGGTATACCCCTCACCGACCATCAGAAAGAACTGATCGATGATATAGTTTCCGAAGACGGCGATTTCTTTTCTATCGGTGAGGGTCTGCGCTGTTTCGCCAGACTCTGCGATCTGCAAAAGCTGTACGAATTTGAGGACAGTTCTTCTTTTGCCTGCCTTGAAAAATGTATGTCAAGACTTATCCCGGCACTGCCTACAATGGCGAATTCTCCCGAAGATAAAGCAGGTGACGTGGTGGATATCATGCGCCTGATGTACAGCCTGACTGGCAGTATGCTTGAAAGCTGGCGGGGTACTTTTGAAGAAGCACTCCTTACTCTTGCTGGATCAAAGGACAAGACCCCCGAGATATACGGCGCGGCTATGGGTCTGCTTTATTCCCTCGACCCTACCCGCAGATATGCCGCAGAAGAAGCCATGCGCGGATTCCTGCAAGGCCCCGAAAAGGTGCGTATGCAGGGGGCAGACTACCTTAAAGGTCTGTTCTGCACCGCAGGTGATATCGTTCTTGCTGATGATTCGTTCCTATATATGACGGACGACCTGATAACAGGCTTTGATAGGGAAGACTACCTTGAGATACTGCCCTCAATGCGTCTTGCTTTCTCCCATTTCACACCCTCGGAGATACAGTCGATCGCAAAGGCGGTAGCGTGTATACATGGTGTTAAGGATAACGATATAATGTACGGCGATATCATAGACGAAGGCTTGTCCGAATTCGGAAGAAAGCTGGACAGTCTGATAATAGCAAAACTGAACGGAGGTGAGGGGCAGTGA
- a CDS encoding VWA domain-containing protein, giving the protein MTEEERKELSVNRWRLILGSQSDRDLEFSGSASELHALADMEDLLDYLYSRSSGDDVRDEGGRSGGRGDSNLSAAKWITKVRELFPNKTADVLEKHALDEFHLTELLTDKEVLEKMTPNMDLLKTIMQLRHLMKGEVLETAKRIAARVADELREKLENSVRQSILGRIDRNSSSPVHTARNLDIKKTIRRNLKNYDSESGQLMLKEIYFSNRVKRYNNKTVIIAVDESGSMVGSVIYSAVMAQIISKLPFAEVKLVIFDTNIVDLTGQAEEPAEVLMSVQLGGGTDIGKAMCYCEQLISSPSQTVVICVTDLYEGGAVNRLMNVSRNIITSGAKLSYLTALDEDAKAAFDRNLGQQLADIGAFVGALTPDQLGDYIGRIFSGG; this is encoded by the coding sequence GTGACGGAAGAAGAACGCAAAGAATTATCGGTGAACCGCTGGCGTCTGATACTGGGAAGTCAGTCCGACAGAGATCTGGAATTTTCGGGCAGTGCCTCCGAACTTCATGCACTTGCCGATATGGAAGACCTCCTTGATTACCTCTACAGCCGTTCTTCGGGTGACGATGTCCGCGACGAGGGCGGAAGATCCGGGGGCAGGGGAGATTCTAATCTCAGCGCCGCCAAGTGGATAACCAAAGTCCGTGAGCTTTTCCCGAACAAGACAGCAGACGTACTTGAAAAGCACGCCCTTGACGAATTCCACCTGACCGAACTTCTCACCGATAAAGAAGTACTTGAAAAGATGACCCCGAATATGGATCTTCTGAAGACCATAATGCAGCTGCGCCACCTGATGAAAGGCGAGGTGCTGGAGACCGCAAAGCGCATAGCCGCCAGGGTGGCAGATGAACTCCGCGAAAAGCTGGAAAACAGCGTCAGACAGTCCATACTCGGCAGGATAGACCGCAACAGCTCCAGCCCTGTGCATACGGCGAGAAATCTCGATATCAAAAAGACCATACGCCGCAACCTGAAAAACTACGACAGCGAGAGCGGACAGCTGATGCTGAAAGAGATATATTTCTCAAACCGCGTAAAGCGTTACAATAATAAGACCGTTATTATCGCAGTTGATGAAAGCGGTTCGATGGTGGGGTCGGTGATATACAGCGCTGTAATGGCGCAGATAATCTCAAAACTGCCATTTGCCGAAGTCAAGCTTGTGATATTCGATACCAATATAGTCGATCTCACAGGGCAGGCAGAAGAACCTGCCGAAGTCCTTATGAGCGTACAGCTCGGGGGCGGTACTGATATAGGCAAGGCGATGTGTTACTGTGAACAGCTTATATCCTCACCCTCACAGACAGTTGTGATATGCGTCACAGACCTCTACGAGGGAGGAGCCGTCAACAGGCTGATGAACGTCAGCAGGAATATCATCACAAGCGGCGCAAAGCTAAGCTACCTCACCGCACTTGATGAAGATGCCAAAGCCGCATTTGACAGAAATCTCGGTCAGCAGCTGGCAGATATAGGCGCATTCGTGGGCGCACTTACCCCCGACCAGCTTGGGGATTACATAGGCAGGATATTCAGCGGGGGGTGA
- a CDS encoding DUF4132 domain-containing protein, translating into MIYGDVSESMAKLGKLLTGIGMIYTNEDIFVKYMDMDSPRDDSLLKEVKMTSAYGKSKSNLIDFEKTVKTTILRPRDPELISRFVCFLWAAFGASCTSDMMVIVNDYECEKFYDVLYENLTPWLGEKTAKLYAEAGSAMIGVVTTSDQEFIYDKYSAGELAALADIILETNSWAASILYSMALDKADEKKDAVIINKIVDHAVSLNIPKPSRYYDNWDYTLLLAECLRYTDKVKDKFTERCKTDMSKTPEIVLRNKCYKALDSFDKESTARKNGYVKFLVDQYCEDEALLPHLEYMAKEHTEVYTYYMTKETDVSAIKYMGDILKKLGLPCPDIDAAILEKALNIVSNTHLDDATDIIEYVKGSKPIEEVLDKMVDAPMNSRMSVNFDYYHEIGADKFFCRFFAAEMTINGGYSKTWLVRDATGLDFGKHPKEGVECLVTAGLPMNVILSCTADYIDNLYDSKNDTILKTADAAGKYKDLLLKAELSKLSATARQIGVMAYGTDPDTFKEKIFASTDDSSKAVKTALAKILGSKPEWKDDIIALLSKKKASSREIALAAIERQGSAEYKEVLEAAFESEKSAKIKDKIAVLIGAAVSSDGASAAAPLSAVDMVEELTKGGKAKKVAWAFEGSNYTVHNTEGVEVEQKYLEALILCYANMSELGVSTAAKNLAENLNTRELNTFVQNVFGKWVDLGAQAKTKYVLYFAAIHGGEAMVDILMQYIKQCGENSRGAIASEAVRAMALSGSTTALMNVDGMSRKFKNKMVRSAAADALSNAAKELGLTTEELADKIVPDLGFDENMCREFDFGPRQFKVYLGTGNTLEIFCGDKQVKNLPKPGANDDAEKAAAASADFKEMKKQLKTVATNQKSRLESVLMNDRKWTVEGWKALFVKNAVMHGFATGLIWGLYDADGKLTQSFRYTEEGSFNTVDDDETELPAEGSIGLVHPLELTKEDIDAWKEQLSDYEIEQPFPQLDRKVYTMTDEERESTEILRFENIELNSLSLIGKLTKTGWYKGYAEDAGFFNYFWREDISSRENLPDGTTVSKGVHAELEFSGASIVNYDFEGEDVTVGKLELHRPGADHYRSTPIRVGEVGDRYFSELIMQLTAVLGEKE; encoded by the coding sequence ATGATATACGGTGATGTTTCTGAAAGCATGGCAAAGCTCGGCAAACTGCTGACGGGCATAGGAATGATATACACCAACGAGGATATATTCGTAAAATATATGGATATGGACTCGCCCCGTGATGACAGCCTGCTGAAAGAAGTAAAAATGACTTCCGCCTACGGCAAGTCGAAAAGCAATTTAATTGATTTTGAAAAGACAGTAAAAACCACCATTTTACGCCCGCGTGACCCCGAACTGATCAGCAGGTTCGTATGCTTTCTGTGGGCAGCCTTCGGCGCAAGCTGCACTTCGGACATGATGGTGATAGTCAACGACTACGAATGTGAAAAATTCTACGATGTCCTTTATGAAAATCTTACTCCGTGGCTGGGCGAAAAAACGGCAAAGCTGTATGCTGAGGCTGGTTCAGCTATGATCGGTGTCGTTACAACGAGCGATCAGGAATTTATATATGACAAATACTCCGCAGGCGAACTGGCAGCTTTGGCAGATATTATCCTTGAAACCAATAGCTGGGCTGCAAGTATACTGTACTCAATGGCACTTGATAAAGCAGATGAGAAAAAGGATGCTGTCATCATAAATAAGATAGTCGATCACGCGGTATCACTTAATATACCAAAGCCAAGCCGCTATTACGATAACTGGGACTACACCTTGCTGCTGGCTGAGTGTTTGAGATACACAGACAAAGTCAAGGATAAATTCACGGAAAGATGTAAGACCGATATGTCAAAGACACCTGAAATCGTCCTGCGCAATAAGTGTTACAAAGCTCTTGATTCCTTCGATAAAGAAAGTACAGCACGCAAGAACGGCTATGTAAAATTTCTGGTAGATCAATACTGTGAAGATGAAGCGCTTCTGCCTCACCTTGAGTATATGGCTAAGGAACACACCGAAGTGTACACCTATTATATGACAAAAGAGACCGATGTAAGCGCAATAAAGTATATGGGTGATATACTCAAAAAGCTGGGTCTGCCCTGTCCCGATATTGACGCCGCTATCCTTGAAAAGGCGCTCAACATCGTAAGCAATACCCACCTAGATGATGCAACCGATATCATCGAATATGTCAAGGGCAGCAAGCCCATAGAGGAAGTTCTTGATAAAATGGTGGATGCACCGATGAACAGTAGAATGAGTGTTAATTTTGATTATTATCACGAGATAGGTGCGGATAAATTCTTCTGCCGTTTCTTTGCGGCAGAGATGACAATAAACGGAGGATACAGCAAGACATGGCTGGTGAGAGATGCAACAGGTCTTGATTTCGGCAAACACCCAAAAGAGGGCGTTGAGTGCCTTGTTACAGCAGGTCTGCCAATGAATGTTATACTCAGCTGTACCGCCGATTACATCGATAATCTCTACGACAGCAAAAATGATACCATCCTAAAAACAGCCGATGCGGCCGGAAAGTACAAAGACCTTCTGCTGAAAGCCGAGCTTTCAAAGCTTTCCGCTACTGCAAGACAGATAGGCGTTATGGCATACGGCACTGACCCCGATACATTCAAGGAAAAGATATTTGCTTCTACCGACGACAGCAGTAAGGCAGTTAAAACAGCTCTAGCCAAGATACTCGGCAGCAAGCCCGAATGGAAAGATGATATCATCGCTCTTCTTTCAAAGAAAAAAGCTTCTTCCCGTGAGATAGCACTTGCAGCCATTGAAAGACAGGGAAGTGCCGAGTATAAGGAAGTTCTGGAAGCGGCTTTTGAAAGCGAAAAATCCGCTAAGATAAAGGATAAGATAGCTGTACTGATAGGTGCGGCAGTATCTTCCGACGGTGCATCAGCGGCAGCACCCCTTTCAGCTGTCGATATGGTGGAAGAACTTACCAAGGGCGGAAAGGCTAAGAAAGTCGCATGGGCATTTGAGGGCAGTAACTACACCGTCCACAATACAGAGGGCGTTGAAGTTGAACAGAAGTACCTTGAAGCATTGATACTGTGCTACGCGAATATGAGCGAACTTGGTGTAAGCACAGCTGCCAAAAACCTAGCGGAGAACCTGAACACCCGTGAACTCAACACCTTTGTGCAGAATGTTTTCGGCAAATGGGTTGACCTGGGCGCACAGGCTAAGACCAAGTATGTGCTGTATTTTGCTGCTATCCACGGCGGTGAGGCTATGGTGGATATCCTTATGCAGTACATCAAGCAGTGTGGTGAAAATTCAAGAGGTGCGATAGCCTCTGAAGCTGTACGCGCAATGGCACTCAGCGGAAGCACCACCGCACTCATGAATGTTGACGGTATGTCACGCAAGTTCAAAAACAAGATGGTGCGTTCTGCAGCCGCTGATGCACTCAGCAACGCCGCAAAGGAACTGGGTCTTACCACCGAGGAACTTGCGGACAAGATAGTGCCCGACCTCGGCTTTGATGAGAATATGTGCCGCGAGTTCGATTTCGGTCCCCGTCAGTTCAAGGTGTACCTCGGAACAGGTAATACCCTTGAGATATTCTGCGGAGATAAGCAGGTGAAGAATCTGCCCAAGCCCGGTGCTAATGATGATGCCGAGAAAGCTGCCGCCGCATCAGCAGACTTCAAGGAGATGAAGAAGCAGCTGAAAACAGTTGCTACAAACCAGAAATCCCGCCTTGAAAGCGTACTTATGAACGACAGAAAGTGGACGGTCGAAGGTTGGAAGGCTTTGTTTGTTAAGAACGCGGTTATGCACGGATTCGCAACAGGTCTTATATGGGGACTTTACGATGCCGATGGCAAGCTGACGCAGTCTTTCCGTTACACAGAGGAGGGAAGCTTCAACACAGTTGATGACGATGAAACAGAACTTCCTGCAGAGGGTTCCATAGGTCTTGTTCACCCTCTTGAACTCACCAAAGAAGATATAGACGCATGGAAAGAACAGCTCTCCGATTATGAGATAGAGCAGCCTTTCCCTCAGCTGGACAGAAAGGTATACACCATGACCGACGAGGAAAGAGAGTCCACCGAAATACTACGCTTTGAGAATATCGAACTCAACAGTCTGTCCCTCATAGGCAAGCTGACAAAGACAGGCTGGTATAAGGGCTACGCAGAGGATGCAGGATTCTTCAACTACTTCTGGCGAGAGGATATCAGCAGCCGCGAGAACCTCCCAGACGGTACGACAGTTAGCAAGGGCGTTCATGCCGAACTGGAATTCTCTGGAGCAAGTATCGTAAATTACGATTTCGAGGGTGAAGATGTCACCGTCGGAAAGCTTGAACTCCACCGTCCCGGTGCTGACCACTACCGTTCAACTCCAATCAGGGTCGGTGAGGTAGGCGACAGATACTTCAGCGAGCTTATAATGCAGCTTACAGCCGTTCTCGGTGAAAAGGAATAA
- a CDS encoding MarR family winged helix-turn-helix transcriptional regulator, with protein MERSLLEQLAALMIQKSHSFARIYSCIPASKELNISSAVCLGIINGIEGGCSATELKEMSCYDKALISRMLTDMQNDGYIIRNPEDKDKQRGMRYIPSEKGRILGDMLSAEFLKISSEVSANIPKEDLVKFYEVSCKLISNLGEYARNLESVRLEKGK; from the coding sequence TTGGAAAGATCGCTATTGGAACAACTGGCAGCACTGATGATACAGAAATCTCATTCGTTTGCAAGGATATATAGCTGTATCCCTGCATCAAAGGAACTCAATATCTCATCGGCAGTATGTCTTGGTATCATAAACGGTATCGAAGGCGGATGCTCGGCAACTGAACTGAAAGAGATGTCCTGCTACGATAAGGCTTTGATTTCCAGAATGCTGACGGATATGCAGAATGACGGATATATAATCCGTAATCCCGAAGATAAGGATAAGCAGAGAGGAATGCGGTATATCCCCAGTGAAAAAGGCAGGATCCTCGGTGATATGCTTTCAGCCGAATTCCTGAAAATATCTTCTGAGGTATCTGCGAATATTCCGAAGGAGGATCTCGTAAAATTCTATGAAGTCAGCTGTAAACTGATAAGCAATCTCGGTGAATACGCCAGAAATCTTGAAAGTGTTAGATTAGAGAAGGGAAAGTAA